One part of the Mya arenaria isolate MELC-2E11 chromosome 3, ASM2691426v1 genome encodes these proteins:
- the LOC128225988 gene encoding uncharacterized protein LOC128225988, which yields MNVLFNQVFNEHRRLNSPQRLHYSIAPTLLHGILTTPQRLNSPQRLHFSTTSTLIAYITPQRLNYSTASKFPTAPTLFHSTNTIPRRLNYSTASKFPTRLHYSTASKLPHIAYTTPQRKHYSTAPKLLYNANTTLQRQHYSNTHTLLHSDNTTPQRLHYSTASKPPHSAYTRRLHYSTARGRYYSTAPILLYSAYTSPQRQYYSTETITPQRLRYSIETTTLKCQHYSTETTTPQRQHYSIETTTPERLHYSKETTTPQDNYSTAPILLNRDHYSIAPTLLHRDNYSTAPLLLNRDHYSIAPTLLHRDHYSTVPTLLRSANTTPQRQHYSTAPTLLHRDHYSTAPTLFNRDNYSTAPILLNRDHYSIAPTLLHRDHYSTRQLFHSANTTQQGQLLHSANTTPQCQHYSTAPTLSTAPTAPALLHSANTYPQRPLLHSAYTTLQRLQYSTEPTLLNRDHYSTVPSPLQRDHYSTAPTLLHSASNTPDRQHYSTETTTQQCQHYSTETTTPQRQHYSTETTTPERLDFSRAPTLLNSAYTTPQCLQYSTAPTLLHSSNTTPQRLHYYTASKLLHSAYTTPQRKHYSTETTTPQSQHYSAVPTLFHSANTTPQRSLLNSANTFPQRQLLHSANTTPQRPLLHSSNTTPQCQHYSTAPTLSTAPTAPTLLHSANTYPQRPLLHSAYTTAPTVLNSANTTPQRPLLNSAITTPKRPLLHSAYTSPQRLQYS from the exons ATGAACGTGCtctttaaccaggttttcaacgaacaCCGG CGTCTAAATTCCCCACAGCGTCTACACTACTCCATAGCGCCAACACTACTCCACGGCATCTTAACTACTCCACAGCGTCTAAATTCCCCACAGCGCCTACACTTCTCCACAACGTCTACACTAATCGCCTACATTACTCCACAGCGTCTTAACTACTCCACAGCGTCTAAATTCCCCACAGCGCCTACACTATTCCACAGCACCAACACTATTCCAAGGCGTCTAAACTACTCCACAGCGTCTAAATTCCCCACA CGCCTACACTACTCCACAGCGTCTAAACTTCCACACATCGCATACACTACTCCACAACGGAAACACTACTCCACAGCGCCAAAACTACTCTACAACGCTAACACTACTCTACAGCGCCAACACTACTCCAACACGCATACACTTCTCCACAGCGACAACACTACTCCACAACGCCTACACTACTCCACAGCGTCTAAACCTCCCCACAGCGCCTACACTAGGCGCCTACACTACTCCACAGCGCGA GGCCGGTACTACTCCACAGCACCAATATTACTTTACAGCGCCTACACGTCTCCACAGCGCCAATACTACTCCACAGAGACCATTACTCCACAGCGCCTACGCTACTCCATAGAGACCACTACTCTAAAGTGCCAACACTACTCCACAGAGACCACTACTCCACAGCGCCAACACTACTCCATAGAAACCACTACTCCAGAGCGCCTACACTACTCCAAAGAAACCACAACTCCACA AGACAACTACTCCACAGCGCCAATACTACTCAACAGAGACCACTACTCCATAGCGCCAACACTACTCCACAGAGACAACTACTCCACAGCGCCATTACTACTCAACAGAGACCACTACTCCATAGCGCCAACACTACTCCACAGAGACCACTACTCCACAGTGCCAACACTACTCCGCAGTGCCAACACTACTCCACAGCGCCAACACTACTCCACAGCGCCAACACTACTCCACAGAGACCACTACTCAACAGCGCCAACACTTTTCAACAGAGACAACTACTCCACAGCGCCAATACTACTCAACAGAGACCACTACTCCATAGCGCCAACACTACTCCACAGAGACCACTACTCCACA AGACAACTTTTCCACAGCGCCAATACTACTCAACAGGGACAACTACTCCACAGTGCCAACACTACTCCACAGTGCCAACACTACTCCACAGCGCCAACACTCTCCACAGCGCCCACTGCACCAGCACTACTCCACAGCGCCAACACTTATCCACAGAGACCACTACTCCACAGCGCCTACACTACTCTACAGCGCCTACAGTACTCAACAGAGCCAACACTACTCAACAGAGACCACTACTCAACAGTACCATCACCACTCCAAAGAGACCACTACTCCACAGCGCCTACACTTCTCCACAGCGCCTCCAATACTCCTGATCGCCAACACTACTCCACAGAGACCACTACTCAACAGTGCCAACACTATTCCACAGAGACCACTACTCCACAGCGCCAACACTACTCCACAGAGACAACTACTCCAGAGCGCCTAGACTTCTCAAGAGCGCCTACACTACTCAACAGCGCCTACACTACTCCACAGTGCCTACAATACTCCACAGCGCCTACACTTCTTCACAGCTCCAATACTACTCCACAACGCCTACACTACTACACAGCGTCTAAACTTCTCCACAGCGCCTACACTACTCCACAACGCAAACACTACTCCACAGAGACCACTACTCCACAAAGCCAACACTACTCCGCAGTGCCAACACTATTCCACAGCGCCAACACTACTCCACAGAGATCACTACTCAACAGCGCCAACACTTTTCCACAGAGACAACTACTCCACAGCGCCAACACTACTCCACAGAGACCACTACTCCACAGTTCCAACACTACTCCGCAGTGCCAACATTACTCCACAGCGCCAACACTCTCCACAGCGCCCACTGCGCCAACACTACTCCACAGCGCCAACACTTATCCACAGAGACCACTACTCCACAGCGCCTACACTACAGCGCCTACAGTACTTAACAGCGCCAACACTACTCCACAGAGACCACTACTCAACAGTGCCATCACTACTCCAAAGAGACCACTACTCCACAGCGCCTACACTTCTCCACAGCGCCTCCAATACTCCTGA